The Hymenobacter sp. 5317J-9 genome has a window encoding:
- a CDS encoding RNA polymerase sigma factor gives MAYSLSLLLTDSPPAPPRQPDAAAAEANLLAQLQQGSEAAFRTLVERYQDRIYRTVFSLLRNAEEAEDVAQEVFVEVHQTVARFRGEASLSTWLYRLATSRALKSLRKARAKKRFAYFTSLLGFDNALLHEQPDHAHPLALLEGQQQLRLLLAQVARLPAQQQVAFTLRHEQELSYDEIAAVLGSTVPAVESLLFRARQTLRKQLKSTFRHV, from the coding sequence GTGGCGTATTCTCTCTCCTTATTGCTGACCGACAGCCCCCCGGCGCCGCCGCGCCAGCCTGATGCGGCGGCGGCCGAGGCAAACCTGCTGGCGCAGCTGCAGCAGGGCAGCGAAGCGGCTTTCCGCACGTTGGTGGAGCGCTACCAGGACCGCATCTACCGCACGGTTTTCTCACTGCTCCGCAATGCGGAGGAAGCCGAAGACGTGGCCCAGGAAGTATTCGTGGAAGTGCACCAGACCGTGGCCCGCTTTCGGGGCGAGGCATCGCTTAGCACCTGGCTCTACCGGCTGGCCACGTCGCGGGCATTGAAAAGCCTGCGGAAAGCCCGCGCCAAAAAACGGTTTGCCTATTTCACCAGCCTGCTGGGCTTCGACAATGCCTTGCTGCACGAACAGCCCGACCACGCCCACCCCTTGGCGCTGCTGGAGGGCCAGCAGCAGCTGCGGCTGCTGCTGGCCCAAGTGGCCCGCTTGCCTGCGCAGCAGCAGGTGGCCTTCACCCTGCGCCACGAGCAGGAGCTGAGCTACGACGAAATTGCCGCCGTGCTCGGCAGCACGGTGCCAGCCGTGGAGTCGCTGCTGTTTCGGGCCCGTCAAACGCTGCGCAAGCAGTTAAAATCGACTTTTCGCCATGTCTAA